In one window of Aliidiomarina minuta DNA:
- a CDS encoding TonB-dependent receptor, translated as MKKQTFKHSLCALAVSAVCAGLSTSALAQQNDEVEAEDEGRLERIQVTARRSVENLQEVPVAVSSFSEDDMQRVGMDDITELQQRVPNTTLQVSRGTNSTLTAYIRGIGQQDPLWGFEPGVGVYIDDVYIARPQGAVLEVFDVERVEVLRGPQGTLYGKNTIGGAMKYVTKPLSGMNELSVRGAIGSYNQRDLKVSGQTALTDDFYVGAAFATMNRDGYGEFINTGDDNYNKELMTGRVSAQWTPTQDLTFRFSADKTEDSSNSRGGYRLTTSQVTGEEPLDSVYDSQTAMPVRNRVETEGLSLSVDWELDESWTVRSITAYREGYTDTNIDFDSTAEPTLNVPAIYEDDQFTQEFQLNYRSMNFDFVSGLYFYEGEACGLFGTILGGLGVTVENSGCVDTSSQAVFGQGTYRFTDQWSLTLGGRYTQDDKDANVYRALYAGIKYPDDEAPLLAVNSDFETQADWSRFSPHASVQYKATRDLMYYASYSNGFKSGGVDMRADQSLNPDADQPYDPEIVDTFEVGLKSELFDRRVRLNAALFYSDYQDMQVTVQRAVDAGVASQVLNAADATIQGFEIESILSVTDSLSLNATVGYVDAEFDEVAFFNPETGQVEDVSDLWSFANTPKWSANLGFTQELRSAWGDLVWSGNLSYRSATQIFEVPSMLDMGGYSLANTSLVWYSDDGHWNAGLHIKNLFDKEHRLSGYNFAAPRDADGNVVGAGLGGEDTIVGYYGAPRTISLTVGYRF; from the coding sequence ATGAAAAAGCAGACTTTTAAACACTCACTCTGTGCGCTCGCCGTCAGTGCGGTGTGCGCAGGTCTAAGCACTTCCGCCCTGGCACAGCAAAACGATGAAGTTGAAGCTGAAGACGAGGGACGGTTGGAGCGGATTCAGGTAACAGCGCGACGTTCGGTCGAAAATCTGCAGGAAGTGCCGGTAGCCGTAAGTTCTTTCAGTGAAGACGACATGCAGCGCGTGGGCATGGATGATATTACTGAACTACAACAGCGGGTACCCAATACGACTTTGCAGGTGAGTCGGGGGACAAACTCAACCTTAACCGCCTACATCCGCGGTATAGGCCAGCAGGATCCGCTGTGGGGTTTTGAACCTGGTGTCGGTGTATATATTGATGATGTATATATCGCTCGCCCTCAGGGGGCGGTATTGGAAGTGTTTGATGTTGAACGGGTAGAAGTCCTGCGAGGACCCCAGGGGACCCTATACGGCAAGAACACCATTGGCGGCGCCATGAAATACGTCACTAAGCCGCTGTCAGGAATGAACGAGCTGAGCGTGCGGGGCGCTATTGGCTCCTATAATCAACGTGATCTTAAAGTGTCAGGACAAACTGCGCTAACCGATGATTTTTATGTTGGCGCTGCTTTTGCGACGATGAACCGGGACGGTTACGGCGAATTTATTAATACTGGCGATGATAATTACAACAAAGAACTAATGACCGGTCGGGTAAGTGCCCAATGGACACCAACTCAGGATCTGACATTCCGTTTTTCCGCCGATAAAACCGAAGACAGCTCCAATTCGCGTGGTGGTTACCGTTTGACCACCAGTCAGGTAACCGGAGAAGAACCTCTGGACAGTGTTTATGATTCGCAAACTGCGATGCCTGTGCGCAATCGGGTAGAAACCGAAGGTTTGTCTTTATCCGTAGACTGGGAGCTGGATGAAAGCTGGACGGTCCGTTCAATAACGGCTTATCGGGAAGGTTATACGGATACTAATATTGACTTTGATTCCACTGCTGAGCCTACGCTCAATGTGCCCGCTATTTATGAGGATGACCAGTTCACTCAGGAGTTCCAGCTCAATTACCGGAGTATGAACTTCGATTTCGTCAGTGGCCTTTATTTCTATGAAGGGGAAGCGTGCGGACTCTTTGGCACCATTCTGGGTGGCCTGGGGGTTACCGTTGAAAACAGTGGCTGTGTTGATACTTCAAGTCAGGCTGTGTTTGGGCAGGGTACCTATCGATTTACTGACCAGTGGTCTTTAACTCTGGGGGGACGTTATACCCAGGATGATAAAGACGCTAATGTTTATCGCGCACTCTATGCAGGTATAAAATACCCAGATGACGAAGCTCCGCTGTTGGCAGTGAACTCTGACTTCGAAACACAAGCGGACTGGAGTCGATTCTCTCCGCATGCCAGCGTGCAGTATAAAGCTACTCGTGATCTCATGTATTACGCCAGTTATAGCAATGGTTTTAAATCTGGCGGGGTCGACATGCGTGCGGATCAAAGCCTGAATCCGGATGCGGACCAGCCGTATGATCCTGAGATTGTTGACACCTTCGAAGTCGGTTTGAAAAGCGAACTCTTTGACCGCCGTGTGCGCTTGAATGCGGCGCTGTTTTATTCTGACTACCAGGATATGCAGGTTACCGTGCAACGGGCAGTGGACGCCGGGGTTGCTTCGCAGGTCCTGAATGCGGCAGATGCAACTATTCAGGGGTTTGAGATTGAGTCAATCCTGTCAGTTACTGACAGCCTGTCGTTGAATGCAACTGTGGGTTATGTGGATGCAGAATTTGATGAGGTGGCTTTTTTCAATCCGGAAACTGGCCAGGTAGAAGATGTTTCGGACCTCTGGTCATTTGCAAATACACCAAAATGGAGCGCTAATCTGGGTTTCACTCAGGAGCTTCGTTCAGCCTGGGGGGATCTGGTTTGGTCGGGTAACCTGTCGTACCGCAGTGCAACACAGATTTTCGAGGTGCCTTCTATGCTCGATATGGGCGGCTACAGTCTGGCCAATACCAGTCTGGTTTGGTACTCAGATGATGGCCATTGGAACGCCGGTCTGCACATAAAAAATCTGTTTGATAAAGAACATCGTCTTTCTGGTTATAACTTTGCTGCACCACGAGATGCTGATGGCAACGTGGTTGGAGCAGGCCTCGGCGGTGAAGATACTATTGTCGGCTACTACGGTGCGCCACGGACGATATCTCTGACTGTAGGTTATCGTTTTTAA
- a CDS encoding long-chain fatty acid--CoA ligase → MQALMMDTPLRIIDLLRHAATNYPQQQIISRRQEGDIHSTTYAATWKRSAQLARALQDLGVRQGDCIASLAWNTYRHVELYYGVSGYGAVLHTVNPRLFSEQIEYIIQHADDSYVFVDLDFVGMLEHIAPQLPHVKGYIVLTDRQHMPETSLPDVHCYEDLIAGYSDTYAWPEFDENQAALLCYTSGTTGNPKGVLYSHRAMVLHAQATVSESLLGLRSHSVLMPMVAMYHAGAWGAPYAAPLAGCKLVLPGSGMQGDAVWELIREHKVDIGLGVPTVWLTLHNYLQNKGITDVPLQRVCVGGAASPMGLVRAYHEYYNVYWQPIWGMTETGPLATSTPPTADIMALPLEQRFELQTTAGRAAFGVEMDIFDAENQPLPHDGESSGELRVRGPWICSQYFKHEDLSSFPDGWLATGDIAVINPQGYMRVVDRKKDVIKSGGEWISSLEIEDLASQHPMVNESCVIGVKHPKWDERPLLLIITNPGYEADKQSLYDFLKGKIAKWWTPDDIIFVDQLPHTGTGKLLKNKLRDQYINYLIEQGKTT, encoded by the coding sequence ATGCAAGCACTCATGATGGACACCCCTTTGCGTATTATCGACTTACTACGCCATGCCGCGACTAACTATCCGCAACAGCAAATTATCAGTCGGCGGCAGGAAGGCGATATTCACAGCACTACCTATGCCGCCACCTGGAAGCGCAGTGCGCAGCTTGCCCGTGCTCTACAGGACTTAGGCGTTCGCCAGGGCGACTGTATTGCCAGTCTGGCCTGGAACACCTACCGTCACGTCGAACTCTATTATGGTGTCAGCGGCTACGGTGCAGTGCTGCACACAGTGAATCCACGACTTTTCAGCGAACAGATTGAATATATTATTCAACACGCAGACGACAGCTATGTGTTTGTCGACCTTGATTTCGTAGGTATGCTTGAACACATAGCCCCCCAATTGCCTCACGTCAAAGGCTACATAGTGTTAACCGATCGTCAGCACATGCCAGAAACCAGCTTGCCTGACGTGCATTGTTATGAAGATTTAATTGCGGGGTACAGTGACACCTATGCCTGGCCAGAATTTGACGAAAACCAGGCGGCCCTGCTCTGCTATACATCGGGGACGACCGGCAATCCAAAAGGGGTTTTATATTCTCACCGGGCTATGGTCTTGCATGCCCAGGCGACCGTGTCTGAGAGTTTGCTTGGGCTGCGTAGCCACAGCGTACTTATGCCTATGGTTGCTATGTACCATGCTGGCGCCTGGGGTGCGCCTTATGCGGCACCCCTGGCGGGCTGCAAATTGGTCTTGCCCGGTAGTGGCATGCAGGGGGATGCGGTCTGGGAGTTAATACGCGAGCATAAGGTGGATATCGGCCTTGGCGTACCCACCGTTTGGTTAACATTGCACAATTACCTGCAGAATAAAGGGATTACTGATGTTCCGTTGCAAAGAGTCTGTGTTGGCGGTGCTGCCTCGCCTATGGGGTTGGTGAGGGCTTACCATGAATATTATAACGTGTACTGGCAACCTATCTGGGGCATGACAGAAACCGGACCTCTGGCAACCTCTACCCCACCAACAGCGGATATCATGGCACTGCCTCTGGAACAGCGTTTTGAATTGCAAACCACAGCCGGCCGCGCCGCTTTTGGTGTCGAAATGGACATTTTCGATGCTGAAAATCAGCCACTGCCTCATGATGGTGAAAGCAGTGGTGAACTTCGCGTACGGGGTCCCTGGATTTGCAGTCAGTACTTCAAGCACGAAGACCTGAGCTCTTTTCCTGATGGCTGGCTTGCCACTGGTGACATTGCCGTGATCAACCCACAAGGCTACATGCGCGTTGTCGATCGCAAAAAAGATGTCATAAAAAGCGGCGGTGAATGGATAAGTTCGCTGGAAATCGAAGACCTTGCCAGCCAGCATCCTATGGTTAACGAAAGCTGTGTCATTGGTGTGAAGCATCCCAAGTGGGATGAACGCCCTCTGCTACTGATAATTACCAACCCCGGCTATGAAGCCGATAAGCAAAGTCTGTATGACTTTCTCAAAGGCAAAATTGCCAAATGGTGGACCCCCGATGACATTATATTTGTCGACCAGTTACCCCACACTGGCACCGGCAAATTACTCAAAAATAAGCTCCGTGATCAGTACATCAACTATTTAATCGAGCAAGGAAAAACAACATGA
- a CDS encoding response regulator has product MARAIIADDHPLFRAALRQALSSSLDSGILEVASFSQLESLLHEAPQVELVFLDLNMPGNQGLTGLTAIRNQFPDVLVVVVSANEQLDVIQRALDFGASAYIPKSVPLESLKLAVETVLAGDTWIPPHLTDAVKAGQQSEKQSEEQNFARQLEQLTPQQFKVLQCIADGLLNKQIAYQLNVQETTIKQHVSAILRKLGVINRTQAGIIFRQMLRAEEE; this is encoded by the coding sequence ATGGCACGAGCAATTATAGCTGATGATCACCCTTTGTTTCGGGCTGCCTTACGCCAGGCTTTAAGCAGCAGTCTGGACAGTGGGATTTTAGAAGTTGCCAGTTTTTCGCAACTGGAAAGTTTGTTACATGAAGCCCCTCAGGTCGAGTTAGTTTTTCTGGATCTTAATATGCCAGGTAATCAGGGTTTGACCGGACTGACTGCAATTCGCAATCAGTTTCCTGACGTACTGGTGGTAGTGGTTTCGGCGAACGAACAGCTGGATGTTATCCAGCGCGCGCTGGATTTTGGTGCCAGTGCGTATATTCCGAAGTCTGTGCCGCTGGAGTCGCTAAAGCTGGCCGTGGAAACTGTGTTAGCTGGAGATACCTGGATTCCTCCTCACTTGACGGATGCGGTAAAGGCTGGGCAGCAGAGTGAGAAACAGAGTGAGGAACAGAATTTTGCACGTCAGCTGGAACAGCTGACACCGCAACAGTTTAAGGTTTTGCAATGTATTGCTGATGGTTTGTTGAATAAACAAATTGCCTATCAACTCAATGTTCAGGAAACCACCATTAAGCAGCATGTGTCTGCTATTTTGCGGAAATTGGGTGTTATTAACCGCACTCAGGCGGGCATTATATTCCGCCAGATGCTGCGTGCTGAAGAAGAGTGA
- a CDS encoding TIGR03545 family protein, with product MNKIIRWPGLITFVAIVGGLVAIVLLFTEPLLRWGLGTGLTRANGAEVNINELDLRWSPFAIELRDVQFTDPDTPELNRLQADRISFGMSLGEAIVGRIHIHELTATGIAMGVERDSPGRVRTDYIAEREAERDGPGWRERIADLDISLPSTDELLARSEIRTPQVVDEVTERTRTTRDEVSNRRDDLPSSERVQEYEERLRELREKRPRSLEDFELARQELTQLRDDIRSDRDAAVAFRDSVDEAQSQLRSDLDNLRQAPTDDIQRVSRLLAMDSDALSDLTGIFFGPQVQQWTDYILIAYDFVGPMLQQFAEDEEQPSRWEGRYIDFDRENRPSFLIDLAHTEITFAETSLDIRWDNITWQHERLGESTTYRVAASASPYWQSLSADGDFFIDEAIEFSGNQEWSLQGAELAAQTLLEQSDLTARMTGAMLNSEGRISLSEGAFSGGGGIQLSEVGLSAEGDRTWVRMMNDALSQIQSFDMDVGIRGRMGSPRLSLSSDLDNQLSAAFSGVMQEAADERMAEVRARLQSEVDAALTDVQPRLDQVNEWRELAENREGALQNLLDEEVENLQDSAREALENRLRDAIRGHLGRG from the coding sequence ATGAATAAGATTATTCGCTGGCCCGGCCTTATTACCTTCGTCGCCATTGTAGGCGGCCTGGTTGCTATTGTGTTGTTATTTACTGAACCCTTATTGCGTTGGGGGTTGGGTACTGGTTTGACTCGGGCGAATGGTGCTGAAGTTAATATTAATGAGCTGGATCTGCGTTGGTCGCCTTTTGCGATTGAATTGCGCGATGTGCAATTTACCGATCCGGATACTCCAGAGCTTAATCGCTTACAAGCAGATCGCATTAGTTTTGGCATGAGTCTGGGCGAAGCTATAGTCGGGCGTATTCATATCCATGAGCTGACAGCGACTGGAATTGCTATGGGCGTCGAACGGGACAGCCCGGGCCGGGTTCGGACGGACTATATTGCTGAGCGTGAAGCCGAGCGTGATGGGCCAGGCTGGCGCGAGCGCATCGCTGATTTGGATATCAGCTTACCGTCTACAGACGAATTACTGGCACGTAGTGAGATACGTACTCCCCAGGTCGTAGATGAAGTTACTGAACGCACCCGGACAACACGGGATGAGGTCAGTAACAGACGGGACGATTTGCCCAGCTCAGAGCGTGTGCAGGAATATGAAGAGCGGCTGCGCGAGTTACGTGAAAAACGCCCTCGCAGCCTGGAAGATTTTGAACTGGCACGACAGGAGCTAACGCAGCTGCGAGATGATATCCGCTCTGATCGCGATGCCGCGGTGGCGTTTCGCGATAGTGTAGATGAAGCGCAATCGCAGTTGCGCAGTGATTTGGACAACCTGCGCCAGGCACCGACCGATGATATTCAGAGGGTCAGCCGCTTGCTGGCAATGGACAGTGATGCTCTTAGTGATCTGACCGGCATATTTTTTGGTCCTCAGGTTCAGCAATGGACAGATTATATTCTGATCGCCTACGATTTTGTCGGCCCTATGCTGCAGCAGTTTGCCGAAGATGAAGAGCAGCCCAGCCGCTGGGAAGGTCGTTACATAGACTTTGACCGCGAGAATCGCCCCAGCTTTTTGATCGACCTGGCTCATACGGAAATCACCTTTGCTGAAACCAGCCTGGATATACGTTGGGACAATATTACCTGGCAGCATGAACGATTAGGCGAATCAACAACCTATCGGGTAGCGGCCAGTGCCAGTCCTTACTGGCAAAGCCTGAGTGCTGATGGCGACTTCTTTATTGATGAAGCGATCGAATTCAGTGGTAATCAGGAGTGGTCACTACAGGGCGCTGAACTGGCAGCACAGACTTTGCTTGAACAATCTGATCTGACAGCCCGTATGACGGGAGCCATGCTCAATAGTGAAGGCCGTATTTCTTTATCTGAAGGTGCTTTTAGTGGCGGTGGCGGCATTCAGCTCAGCGAAGTCGGACTGAGTGCTGAAGGCGACCGAACCTGGGTTCGTATGATGAATGATGCGTTAAGCCAGATTCAGTCTTTTGATATGGATGTTGGCATACGGGGTCGAATGGGTTCGCCGCGACTGAGTCTGAGTTCAGATTTGGATAATCAACTGTCGGCGGCTTTCAGTGGGGTTATGCAGGAAGCTGCTGATGAGCGCATGGCTGAAGTCCGGGCTCGTTTACAGAGTGAAGTGGATGCAGCGTTAACGGATGTGCAGCCACGCCTGGATCAGGTGAATGAGTGGCGCGAACTGGCGGAAAACCGTGAAGGTGCGCTGCAGAACCTGCTTGACGAGGAAGTTGAGAACCTGCAGGACAGCGCTCGGGAAGCATTGGAAAACCGTTTGCGTGATGCGATTCGTGGCCATTTAGGGCGAGGTTAA
- a CDS encoding E22 family MetX-like putative esterase — MTINLKSGLTAGLMLLFMSFSLHAEWVEKRSFTTQDFELFNGQTLAEVKVGWQAYGELNEARDNVILITHFFSGNSHVAGQYEADGAIGYWDAIVGPGKAIDTDRFYVISVDTLVNQEPHNPKVITTGPATINPETNAPYGLDFPVVTIRDFVNVQKALLDELGIENLHAVIGASMGSLQAIDWAAAYPEKVERMVSVIGMAQADPWTVLNLQQWAEPILADPNWNKGDYYDAETPLNGLQQALMQISLQAMHPDIINATFPDHETLAEGPLHNIQSYHSEVNWLRERAAERALYADANHVLYLVRANQLFIAGMQEDLRSGLEPIQARSLFMPATNDLLLRPAMARKAHELLQELGKESQYLEIEGSWGHLDGIMSIESRAQELKEFLQ; from the coding sequence ATGACTATCAACTTGAAAAGCGGCTTAACCGCAGGACTTATGTTGCTCTTCATGAGCTTTTCTCTCCATGCAGAATGGGTAGAAAAACGCAGCTTCACCACCCAGGATTTCGAGTTATTTAATGGTCAGACACTGGCCGAGGTTAAAGTTGGCTGGCAAGCCTACGGTGAACTTAACGAAGCGCGGGACAATGTCATTTTAATCACCCATTTCTTTTCCGGTAACAGCCATGTCGCCGGTCAGTACGAAGCCGACGGAGCTATTGGTTACTGGGACGCTATTGTAGGTCCGGGAAAAGCTATCGACACTGACCGATTCTACGTCATTAGTGTCGACACTCTGGTCAATCAGGAACCGCATAATCCTAAAGTTATCACTACGGGGCCTGCCACAATAAACCCAGAAACCAACGCGCCCTATGGGCTGGACTTCCCTGTTGTCACCATTCGTGATTTTGTCAATGTACAGAAAGCACTGCTGGATGAGCTGGGCATTGAAAACCTGCATGCAGTAATTGGCGCTTCCATGGGCTCCTTGCAGGCCATTGACTGGGCGGCCGCCTACCCGGAAAAAGTGGAACGTATGGTGTCTGTTATTGGCATGGCCCAGGCCGACCCCTGGACAGTGCTCAATTTGCAGCAATGGGCTGAGCCGATTCTGGCCGACCCCAACTGGAATAAAGGTGACTATTATGACGCCGAAACACCACTTAATGGCTTGCAACAAGCGCTGATGCAAATCAGTTTGCAGGCCATGCACCCGGATATTATCAACGCTACTTTCCCTGATCACGAGACCCTGGCTGAAGGGCCTCTGCACAATATACAGAGCTATCACAGTGAGGTGAACTGGTTGCGCGAACGGGCGGCAGAGCGCGCGCTATATGCGGATGCTAACCATGTTCTCTATCTGGTACGTGCCAATCAGTTATTTATCGCTGGTATGCAAGAAGACTTGCGTAGCGGGCTGGAACCTATTCAAGCCCGAAGCCTTTTCATGCCGGCCACTAATGACCTGCTATTGCGACCGGCAATGGCACGCAAAGCTCATGAGCTGTTGCAGGAATTAGGTAAAGAGAGTCAATATCTGGAAATTGAAGGGAGTTGGGGACATCTGGATGGCATCATGAGCATTGAAAGCCGGGCACAGGAGCTGAAAGAATTCCTGCAATAA
- a CDS encoding GntP family permease translates to MISIIGLVGGLVLLIVMTLRGWNLFISAPVCALLVALTSGIPVFQGDINFVENYMDGFASFVAAWFFMFLLGSMFGKFMEDTGAADSVADWIVKRIGMKNAVLAVVMACAILTYGGVSVFVVAFSVYPMALSLFKDANLPRRFIPAALAFGSVTFTMTSAGSPEIQNWIPIAYLGTSPYAAWEVSLVVAIFMAIVGYWWLRKMILKAVASGEHFEERAGDPVLVNRRRPHPITGIIPLFVVLGLSFTFHQQLQQMALIVALLGGVLTICIINWKFFNDIQNAMGEATTGALIAIGNTAAVVGFGSVARVTPGFEAAVLAMTSIPGNELVGAAIAVSVIAGLTGSASGGQAIALPEIGPHYLDAGVHPDELHRIVSISSGALDSLPHNGYVVTTIRAICGEKHSAAYGPVACVTVVVPLVGLAMAIALFNLF, encoded by the coding sequence ATGATAAGCATAATAGGACTGGTCGGTGGCCTGGTGTTGCTGATTGTAATGACACTGCGCGGATGGAATTTATTTATCAGCGCCCCTGTATGTGCCTTGCTGGTCGCTCTGACCAGTGGCATCCCGGTATTTCAGGGTGATATTAATTTTGTAGAAAACTACATGGACGGGTTTGCCAGCTTTGTCGCCGCCTGGTTCTTTATGTTCTTACTGGGCTCTATGTTCGGTAAATTCATGGAAGATACCGGGGCAGCTGACAGCGTGGCTGACTGGATTGTAAAACGTATTGGTATGAAAAACGCAGTTCTGGCAGTCGTCATGGCCTGCGCCATCTTAACTTACGGGGGCGTCAGTGTATTCGTGGTGGCCTTCTCGGTTTACCCAATGGCACTGAGCCTGTTTAAAGATGCTAACTTACCGCGCCGTTTTATACCCGCGGCACTGGCGTTTGGCTCTGTTACTTTCACTATGACCTCAGCCGGTTCGCCTGAAATTCAGAACTGGATACCTATCGCCTATTTAGGCACCTCACCTTATGCTGCCTGGGAAGTCAGCCTGGTGGTTGCTATTTTCATGGCGATTGTGGGCTACTGGTGGCTGCGCAAAATGATCCTGAAGGCAGTAGCCAGTGGTGAGCATTTTGAAGAAAGAGCAGGCGACCCAGTGCTGGTTAACCGCCGCCGTCCGCATCCGATAACAGGTATTATTCCGCTTTTTGTAGTGCTTGGATTGTCCTTCACCTTTCATCAACAGCTTCAGCAAATGGCATTGATAGTCGCTTTACTCGGTGGGGTACTCACCATTTGCATTATCAACTGGAAATTCTTTAACGATATCCAGAATGCCATGGGCGAAGCCACTACCGGGGCACTGATTGCGATAGGCAATACCGCTGCGGTAGTGGGTTTTGGCTCAGTCGCCAGGGTGACACCGGGTTTTGAAGCCGCCGTACTGGCGATGACCTCTATTCCGGGTAACGAGCTTGTGGGCGCTGCCATTGCCGTTAGCGTGATTGCCGGTTTAACAGGCTCTGCCTCTGGGGGCCAGGCCATTGCTCTGCCGGAAATCGGACCTCACTATCTGGACGCGGGAGTACATCCCGATGAGTTGCATCGTATTGTCTCCATCTCCTCAGGCGCCTTAGACTCCTTGCCTCATAACGGCTACGTAGTAACCACTATTCGCGCTATCTGTGGCGAAAAACACAGTGCGGCCTATGGGCCTGTAGCTTGTGTCACTGTGGTCGTGCCGCTGGTCGGCCTGGCGATGGCCATTGCTTTATTTAACCTGTTTTAG
- the hemH gene encoding ferrochelatase — translation MKYQGRDDFKHSEVGKIGVLITNLGTPQAPTAKALRTYLAQFLSDPRVVEVPRLLWRIILHGVILRIRPARSAAAYKTVWTDKGSPLAFHTQAQCEALAESLHKHYGDDVVVDYAMRYGKPAVSDAIERLMQAGVRKLAVLPLYPQYSGSTSGSTFDAIADDFTQRRWLPDFRFISHYHDYPAYIAAVAEKIKAHWDKHGRTDKLMFSYHGVPKKYLLKGDPYHCECYKTTRLVAEYLNLAKDEYMTTFQSRFGREPWLQPYTDETLKSLPGKGVKSVQMVCPGFSSDCLETIEEIGEENREYFMESGGEDYQYIECLNADAAHIEMMTQLLLENMQGWQAQKAAEAQQTETLAKELGAKQ, via the coding sequence ATGAAGTATCAGGGCAGAGATGATTTCAAGCATAGTGAAGTCGGTAAAATCGGGGTATTGATTACCAATCTGGGCACTCCACAAGCCCCTACAGCAAAGGCATTACGGACTTATCTGGCGCAGTTTCTGAGCGATCCCAGAGTCGTAGAAGTACCCCGTTTGTTGTGGCGTATCATCCTGCATGGAGTGATACTGCGTATACGTCCTGCGCGTTCGGCCGCGGCATATAAAACCGTGTGGACAGACAAGGGCTCGCCGCTGGCTTTTCATACCCAGGCTCAGTGTGAAGCCTTAGCGGAAAGTTTGCATAAACATTACGGTGATGACGTAGTGGTAGACTACGCAATGCGTTATGGTAAACCCGCGGTAAGCGATGCCATTGAGCGTCTGATGCAGGCTGGCGTACGTAAATTAGCGGTGTTGCCTCTGTATCCTCAGTATTCAGGTTCAACCAGCGGTTCTACTTTTGATGCCATAGCTGATGACTTTACTCAACGCCGCTGGCTACCAGATTTTCGTTTTATCAGTCATTACCATGATTACCCGGCTTATATTGCAGCTGTGGCTGAGAAAATAAAGGCGCATTGGGACAAGCACGGGCGCACCGATAAGCTGATGTTCTCTTATCATGGAGTACCCAAGAAGTATCTGCTTAAAGGCGACCCCTACCATTGCGAATGTTATAAAACGACCCGGCTGGTTGCAGAATATCTGAATTTAGCTAAAGATGAGTACATGACAACTTTTCAGTCGCGTTTTGGTCGTGAACCCTGGTTACAGCCCTACACCGATGAAACCCTGAAAAGCTTGCCTGGCAAAGGCGTGAAGTCAGTACAGATGGTCTGCCCTGGATTTTCCTCCGACTGTCTGGAGACCATTGAAGAAATTGGTGAAGAGAACCGTGAATACTTTATGGAAAGTGGCGGTGAAGATTATCAGTACATTGAGTGTCTGAATGCGGATGCAGCTCACATAGAAATGATGACCCAGCTATTGCTGGAAAATATGCAAGGCTGGCAGGCTCAGAAAGCGGCTGAAGCACAACAAACGGAAACCCTGGCTAAAGAGCTGGGGGCGAAGCAATAA
- a CDS encoding TIGR03546 family protein — translation MLTMLARFLKALNSEAGPWAIAWAFVLGMIMGLTPLISLHNLIILFLALSLRINFAGFLLAFLFFSGLAYLFDPIADYIGESLLQAEALAPLWYSLYEMPVARLFQFNHTITLGSLVFALLISPLWLYASYYLVVNYRTRVKAWFVKLKIVQGLKGSKFYGIYQRVDGFRRGTSL, via the coding sequence ATGCTGACAATGCTGGCGCGCTTTTTAAAAGCGCTAAATTCTGAAGCAGGACCCTGGGCAATAGCCTGGGCTTTTGTGCTGGGTATGATTATGGGGTTAACGCCTTTAATCAGCCTGCATAATTTAATTATTCTGTTTTTGGCGCTTTCCCTGAGAATTAATTTTGCCGGTTTTTTACTGGCTTTCTTATTCTTCTCTGGCCTGGCTTATCTGTTTGATCCTATCGCTGATTATATCGGCGAGTCTTTGTTGCAGGCGGAAGCACTGGCGCCACTGTGGTACAGCCTCTATGAAATGCCGGTCGCCCGTTTGTTCCAGTTTAATCACACTATTACTTTAGGCAGCCTGGTCTTTGCGTTGCTGATTTCCCCTCTATGGCTGTATGCCAGTTATTATCTGGTGGTTAACTATCGTACGCGGGTTAAGGCCTGGTTTGTGAAGCTGAAAATTGTGCAGGGCCTGAAGGGCAGTAAGTTCTACGGCATTTACCAGCGTGTGGATGGTTTTCGTCGGGGGACCTCGCTATGA